Proteins encoded within one genomic window of Gadus macrocephalus chromosome 16, ASM3116895v1:
- the LOC132473873 gene encoding uncharacterized protein LOC132473873, whose protein sequence is MTLAHRPPHYGPGTAVPPQLPPPPAPALNMEPSSSLAYRPTWRGGRMADTIPCSAAEFQILSLLETIKQQNDQLVAKVNLLTSRMNSTPGPDAEMPDSFQFPLEQLETVEAFEMFLKEPSNGPARQRVISSLATIGGQDVKRVTWNILGRLFTDEVSHQINWKGVNNKKPFSRMATKTLLFSAVRKNVVTRSATDAEVTKHAIRWFNLAADRAARRRVPPPSTPPPE, encoded by the exons ATGACTCTCGCACACCGCCCACCTCACTATGGGCCAGGAACTGCAGTCCCTCCTCAACTCCCTCCACCCCCGGCACCAGCCCTCAACATGGAGCCTTCTTCAAGCCTGGCCTACAGACCAACATGGCGAGGGGGAAGGATGGCCGATACCATTCCCTGCTCTG CGGCCGAGTTCCAAATCCTTAGCTTGCTGGAAACCATCAAACAGCAAAACGACCAGCTTGTGGCTAAGGTGAACCTGCTCACCAGTAGGATGAACAGCACCCCGGGGCCAGATGCGGAGATGCCAGACAGCTTTCAGTTTCCCCTGGAACAATTGGAGACAGTGGAggcatttgaaatgtttttaaagGAACCGTCAAATGGCCCAGCTCGACAGAGAGTG ATTTCATCTTTGGCCACCATTGGAGGCCAGGATGTGAAGAGGGTGACCTGGAACATCCTGGGCAGGCTGTTCACAGATGAGGTCTCCCATCAGATCAATTGGAAGGGTGTCAACAACAAAAAGCCTTTTAGTAGGATGGCAACAAAGACCTTGCTTTTCA GTGCTGTGAGGAAAAACGTGGTGACGCGGTCAGCCACGGACGCGGAGGTCACCAAACACGCCATCAGGTGGTTCAACCTGGCGGCGGATCGGGCGGCGAGGAGACgtgtccctcctccatccactcctccacccgAATAA